A genomic window from Pocillopora verrucosa isolate sample1 chromosome 7, ASM3666991v2, whole genome shotgun sequence includes:
- the LOC131791280 gene encoding uncharacterized protein, which translates to MEQEMTSVEDSYDSIAPATQSVELQDEAEGSRDLHPDFNENYNFADDIGIPSIDSNSEPLILNELEDNEYRHLVQMLNKKQKEFFYHVLHLIKTTDEPFYCFLSGGAGVGKTHLTKALYQLALKYYNTRAGVDFTEIKVLLLAPTGKAAYNINGNTIHSALAIPASQSLKNYKSLDSSRLNTLRCQIGGVKLIFLDEISMVGNAMFNIQIYNRLKDIKGSSKPFGGVSIIAVGDLFQLPPVMDSYIFKDMNHSEYAILAPNLWNELFKMFELDEIMRQRESKEFAEMLNRLREGKHTEQDIVNLKQRIIEANNSNYPLDAPHLFTENEKVNKFNDRAHRSVSGTKYTIKAHDSVIGATSTELRDKIMKQIPNLEPKNTKQLHYNLNLAVEERTEISLNTRIDDGMTNGASNVIKLIQLHAPDRPSGVIWVQFDHADVGRKTRHDNRQLYTQGIEPTWTSIKPVTAVFAFGKNRTVQVVRKQFPLRPAAAKTIHRSQGDTETRVVVNFGTRRRAIPHMHYVGLSRVTTIEGLYITELCEDKITVSSEVEKHMKYLRTEGKLELCISPVYNADERAIKVCFLNARSLHKHIDDVRADLNYLKTDINIFSETRFSNADSNTMYQIGQCSLFRNDDIRNDNGRPHGGTAVYSRIDYYPGYPFCCNRSGIEIIAIRLMVIPHITIIGIYRSPRVPVSQFCTALRQTLMLSSTKFNVFIGDFNINWLNEYQRRPLYDLFVKDNNYRQLVSCYTTDNKTCIDHVYTNLPETHVNVNILETYFSDHKGICAVISCFS; encoded by the coding sequence ATGGAACAGGAGATGACTAGTGTAGAAGACTCTTATGACTCAATAGCACCTGCTACTCAAAGTGTTGAGCTCCAAGATGAAGCTGAAGGTAGTAGAGATTTACATCCTGACTTCAATGAAAACTACAATTTTGCAGATGACATTGGCATTCCCTCTATTGACTCAAATTCTGAGCCACTAATATTGAATGAGTTAGAAGATAATGAATATAGACACCTCGTACAGATGttgaataagaaacaaaaagaattctttTACCATGTTTTACATCTTATAAAAACAACTGATGAACCGTTCTACTGCTTTCTTAGTGGGGGTGCAGGTGTTGGCAAAACACACCTTACCAAAGCTCTATATCAGTTAGCATTAAAGTATTATAATACCAGAGCTGGTGTTGATTTTACAGAAATAAAAGTATTATTGTTGGCACCTACTGGCAAAGCAGCTTATAACATCAATGGCAATACAATACATAGTGCTCTTGCAATACCTGCATCTCAATCATTAAAGAACTACAAATCTCTCGATTCAAGTAGACTGAATACATTGAGATGTCAAATTGGTGgagtaaaactgatatttttagaTGAAATATCAATGGTGGGTAATGCAATGTTTAATATCCAAATTTACAACCGCCTCAAGGATATTAAGGGTAGCTCAAAACCCTTTGGAGGTGTTAGTATTATAGCTGTTGGCGACTTGTTTCAACTACCACCAGTCATGGATAGTTACATATTCAAAGATATGAATCACTCAGAATATGCCATTCTTGCACCCAATCTTTGGaatgaactttttaaaatgtttgaactcgATGAAATAATGAGACAACGAGAAAGCAAAGAGTTTGCTGAGATGTTGAACAGACTTAGAGAGGGAAAGCATACAGAACAAGATATTGTTAacttaaaacaaagaataataGAAGCCAACAATAGTAACTATCCACTTGATGCACCACATCTTTTTACAGAgaatgaaaaagtaaataagtttAATGATAGAGCACACCGTAGCGTATCTGGTACTAAGTATACAATTAAAGCACATGACAGTGTCATAGGAGCTACATCTACTGAACTAAGAGATAAAATAATGAAGCAAATACCTAACCTGGAACCAAAAAACACTAAACAGCTGCATTACAATCTAAATCTTGCAGTTGAAGAAAGAACAGAAATATCACTGAATACAAGAATTGATgatggcatgacaaatggtgctAGTAATGTAATTAAACTGATTCAACTTCATGCACCAGACAGACCATCTGGTGTCATATGGGTCCAATTTGACCATGCTGATGTAGGTAGAAAAACCAGACATGATAACAGACAATTGTATACCCAAGGCATCGAGCCTACTTGGACATCTATCAAACCTGTTACTGCAGTGTTTGCATTTGGTAAAAATCGAACTGTTCAAGTTGTAAGAAAACAGTTTCCACTTAGACCTGCTGCTGCCAAAACAATTCATAGATCACAAGGTGACACAGAAACCAGAGTTGTAGTTAACTTTGGAACTAGACGAAGAGCAATTCCTCATATGCATTATGTTGGGCTCAGCAGAGTAACAACTATAGAGGGACTGTACATCACTGAGCTCTGTGAAGACAAAATAACTGTTAGCTCAGAAGTTGAGAAACATATGAAATATCTTAGAACAGAGGGCAAACTTGAACTATGCATTTCACCTGTCTACAATGCTGATGAGAGAGCTATAAAAGTGTGTTTCTTGAATGCACGTTCTTTGCATAAACATATTGATGATGTGCGTGCAGACTTAAACTACCTAAAAACAGAcatcaatattttttctgaaacacGTTTCAGTAATGCTGATAGCAATACCATGTATCAAATTGGACAGTGTAGTTTATTTAGAAATGATGATATTCGTAATGATAATGGTCGTCCACATGGTGGGACAGCAGTGTATAGTCGCATTGATTATTACCCTGGCTATCCATTCTGCTGTAATAGAAGTGGAATAGAAATAATTGCAATCAGATTAATGGTTATTCCTCATATAACAATTATAGGAATATACCGCTCTCCTAGAGTGCCAGTTAGTCAATTCTGCACTGCTCTAAGGCAAACACTCATGCTATCTTCAACCAAGTTTAATGTGTTTATTGGAGACTTCAATATCAATTGGCTCAATGAATATCAACGAAGACCACTTTATGATCTCTTTGTCAAGGATAACAACTATAGACAGCTAGTGTCCTGTTATACAACAGATAATAAGACTTGTATTGATCATGTATATACAAATTTGCCTGAAACACATGTGAATGTCAATatattagaaacatatttctctGATCATAAAGGAATTTGTGCAGTAATTAGCTGCTTCAGCTAA
- the LOC131792321 gene encoding uncharacterized protein isoform X1: MSQSSDSSPKKNYQESKFTSLEGYMHGLSKIKTASNGTTNYFDLKLQTSDDKTVRLVCFSPPKRSVLLTAYEKRSPVKIEANLNPKKRLNSDLEEYTVPKSAKIMPTELEFNFNENLDNHLHAVSQALQANIYTTVDLKVKVIIKEENKNPIVQDTKTRYKCDTLVADETGCAKLVLWENTINQVARGKSYHFKNVTVRIFDDEKYLNTNESTTVEEIDDIQNINVDAPEIKNNLLKVKVVGVNIKKSPSCLACNHTFPTKEQPAPDEEEITCTNCNITTLTSFCNTKMVAQIIVKTTTQELETYTCFNDGIESFLKNVKSPKSLTQIEPAELKFLLLKSGQHTIIVDKKAKIIAQFLPAPNHQSTVTP, translated from the exons ATGTCTCAGTCATCGGACTCATCACCAAA aaaaaattatcaagagtCCAAATTTACAT ctCTTGAAGGATATATGCATGGCTTAAGTAAAATCAAGACTGCATCAAATGGAACAACAAATTACTTTGACCTCAAGCTCCAGACGTCTGACGATAAAACTGTTcgccttgtttgtttttcaccaCCAAAACGGAGCGTTCTTCTAACTGCATATGAAAAAAGATCACCAGTTAAAATAGAAGCCAACTTGAACCCTAAAAAACGACTTAACAGCGACTTGGAAGAGTACACAGTTCCTAAGAGTGCTAAAATAATGCCAACTGAGCTAGAGTTCAACTTCAATGAGAATCTTGACAATCATTTACATGCAGTCAGTCAAGCACTTCAAGCCAACATCTATACCACTGTAGACCTTAAGGTCAAAGTCATTATCAAAGAAGAGAATAAGAATCCCATTGTTCAAGACACAAAAACCAGATACAAGTGTGACACACTAGTGGCTGATGAAACTGGATGTGCTAAGTTGGTGTTATGGGAGAACACAATAAATCAAGTGGCAAGAGGAAAGTCCTACCATTTCAAAAATGTAACTGTGCGCATTTTCGATGATGAGAAATATCTGAACACCAATGAATCCACAACAGTTGAAGAAATAGATGATATTCAGAATATCAACGTTGACGCACCAGAAATCAAGAATAATCTCCTCAAAGTGAAAGTGGTAGGAGTAAATATAAAGAAGTCGCCATCTTGCTTGGCCTGTAACCACACATTTCCAACTAAAGAGCAACCAGCACCAGATGAAGAAGAAATAACCTGTACCAATTGTAACATCACAACACTAACATCTTTCTGTAACACAAAGATGGTGGcacaaataattgttaaaactACTACTCAAGAATTAGAAACCTATACATGTTTCAATGATGGCATCGAGAGTTTTCTCAAGAATGTAAAATCTCCTAAATCTTTGACACAAATAGAACCAGCAGAACTTAAATTCCTCCTCTTGAAATCTGGTCAACACACTATAATAGTtgacaaaaaggcaaaaatcaTAGCCCAATTTCTACCTGCCCCTAATCACCAGTCAACTGTAACACCCTGA
- the LOC131792321 gene encoding uncharacterized protein isoform X2, with the protein MHGLSKIKTASNGTTNYFDLKLQTSDDKTVRLVCFSPPKRSVLLTAYEKRSPVKIEANLNPKKRLNSDLEEYTVPKSAKIMPTELEFNFNENLDNHLHAVSQALQANIYTTVDLKVKVIIKEENKNPIVQDTKTRYKCDTLVADETGCAKLVLWENTINQVARGKSYHFKNVTVRIFDDEKYLNTNESTTVEEIDDIQNINVDAPEIKNNLLKVKVVGVNIKKSPSCLACNHTFPTKEQPAPDEEEITCTNCNITTLTSFCNTKMVAQIIVKTTTQELETYTCFNDGIESFLKNVKSPKSLTQIEPAELKFLLLKSGQHTIIVDKKAKIIAQFLPAPNHQSTVTP; encoded by the coding sequence ATGCATGGCTTAAGTAAAATCAAGACTGCATCAAATGGAACAACAAATTACTTTGACCTCAAGCTCCAGACGTCTGACGATAAAACTGTTcgccttgtttgtttttcaccaCCAAAACGGAGCGTTCTTCTAACTGCATATGAAAAAAGATCACCAGTTAAAATAGAAGCCAACTTGAACCCTAAAAAACGACTTAACAGCGACTTGGAAGAGTACACAGTTCCTAAGAGTGCTAAAATAATGCCAACTGAGCTAGAGTTCAACTTCAATGAGAATCTTGACAATCATTTACATGCAGTCAGTCAAGCACTTCAAGCCAACATCTATACCACTGTAGACCTTAAGGTCAAAGTCATTATCAAAGAAGAGAATAAGAATCCCATTGTTCAAGACACAAAAACCAGATACAAGTGTGACACACTAGTGGCTGATGAAACTGGATGTGCTAAGTTGGTGTTATGGGAGAACACAATAAATCAAGTGGCAAGAGGAAAGTCCTACCATTTCAAAAATGTAACTGTGCGCATTTTCGATGATGAGAAATATCTGAACACCAATGAATCCACAACAGTTGAAGAAATAGATGATATTCAGAATATCAACGTTGACGCACCAGAAATCAAGAATAATCTCCTCAAAGTGAAAGTGGTAGGAGTAAATATAAAGAAGTCGCCATCTTGCTTGGCCTGTAACCACACATTTCCAACTAAAGAGCAACCAGCACCAGATGAAGAAGAAATAACCTGTACCAATTGTAACATCACAACACTAACATCTTTCTGTAACACAAAGATGGTGGcacaaataattgttaaaactACTACTCAAGAATTAGAAACCTATACATGTTTCAATGATGGCATCGAGAGTTTTCTCAAGAATGTAAAATCTCCTAAATCTTTGACACAAATAGAACCAGCAGAACTTAAATTCCTCCTCTTGAAATCTGGTCAACACACTATAATAGTtgacaaaaaggcaaaaatcaTAGCCCAATTTCTACCTGCCCCTAATCACCAGTCAACTGTAACACCCTGA
- the LOC131783051 gene encoding uncharacterized protein, whose translation MMLGCKGLINKCMLKVAIFYNYYLFTNTIFYLADCSFNGCQKYFYEKLADAVLYCTPGYTSFPKDGISSEKNENLNAFFNQYKRRFFERRSLKRPVYTLKLDQEGKIVRDKNGILVVLVNSYVQGELKTTKQLLYREAVDGVLSSLHYIKGVLGEDTCLPGGVNALSRLFNQKYVFKGIFNLIRAFLARCSTCQVNNPLPMRVLPPPVPIRSFRPHSRLQCDLIDMAPKKHRSFMQNNCWSYRYILTVKCCFSKFCWLFPLKTKSAEEVYAVLKALFIKEGSPTVIQSDNGGEFIGEVVQKLCKEFEVCMVHGRPHHPQSQGQIENLNKQVKRLLARFLQQLPRDLQANVWPLLLSAIADLLNCKWHSTINDVPFRIYKNREPSCLVDYIIPDDSMWTESIEDGCLEDYEFSSEDFIELERHGESTSMDKSKLEEITEAILQISSETILLSSLGVSAKQLSAAVKKIVQGNSHSPPSHSHNNIPLQSVDSEAEFQVESITKYLFNLSEEYKSKMVDVLEATEHTIQKNHKRALKRAKEREFKVGDKVLFQNPRSEGLHFSKPDPFQPLNVLGVIKEVRPGGMFKVEIECGEQLVVKSIFGGQMVLFKEKQCELPLCETPPKLSLLNMHNFISEFGLTVRKEMYNRSLRLRKVAHHRSIDDLLKSYCQVLDYGLLAMVSSFSDREEDEAVFHQKFVTGLQTLQALGFQYFLYGTIFWERDRKQNLGKSILSHLTSYEEHSDCLSCVGEQKETPCFHPCCQNLVLQMAVNCGLFCVTIDGCIVPSDDSIMKTSQTAPKETPLLSSHTTEASTSCHDKDSIKRPSTQVGVDEPVFNKDDLLDHTNDVNVDVGSNRCSTPQGSLKTHEVTLGEPSTSLLFMPGSNQGMLWKPAELKDKCQQHLENIDPYCSELAKFVMPLKGFLAAINPSQDNATERSNLRYFLKIIDKHANKDVQSQVRLSSNNGSQECMQVQGYSSFCGLCAMNNAIGCSRKGPTMFNLFDLDLAADIIWLKQVCEVGCGFSVPLEPMRGLDGDYSILAMEEAAIRKNCTFQRLDLPLRALVDGAAINSLDTSSLQEFYSLLLGLFQADERPSLIVRTKEYHFVTLLFKADAIVLLDSRRTSALPLSLKDGLGYIQREAYQNPDFAAVNLQGPGTYGNPVRVNDLPEVKLHTNFHCTLDEVWDLSSTISDDTIIATLHGQVKAKDVRTLKPGNQINDVVINYIGPFLMSQKKDVYVASTFWLNHSSQELGVKEMLRCDFYKYEKFVFPVHCPGHWWCVLIDRPMKLYGEFDSLCKDRRSDYVFQVLCREFKTANIDISSFRRLSQEEREKLPSQGQNVFDCGVFVLGFISAFVNNLEMNFSLRDMPFLRNSFAKIIMNGQPVCDIKNCPSTQESCHPACEEGGHGSVLGLVGCSTIETMRCRGQENICSDKESGVSGTGLIHCAGENSSARIGEDGIKKCRTGVSPFSPDKTMEEVSVGFGVAFPGKYELGDFEKDYEDMEDDPFVVPPPLLPLDIQLRDKDTELSNENNIQASEPDDEDLVLYELLKPPYDASHELPTLQMLYSKEERKVFQGLNPITEQYLFKLRKEKGINVPRGCYHAVMTTEEMVDFDYWRQVRKGKSRQRFFHYRWDRAFEVWTKENTEELIDVASILERVDSDGWVLLNITEQYHYEMWRDWKWRQLEEKDLL comes from the exons atgatgttagggtgtaaagggttaatcaataaatgtatgttaaaGGTAGCAATCTTCTATAACTATTACTTATTCACAAATACTATATTTTATTTAGCAGATTGTAGCTTCAATGGAtgccagaaatatttttatgaaaaactggcAGATGCAGTTTTGTATTGTACTCCAGGATATACATCTTTCCCAAAAGATGGTATTTCTTCAGAgaagaatgaaaacttaaatgctTTCTTTAATCAGTATAAAAGACGATTTTTTGAACGACGTAGCCTGAAAAGACCAGTCTACACACTAAAACTTGACCAAGAAGGTAAGATTGTCCGTGACAAAAATGGCATCCTTGTTGTTTTGGTCAACAGTTATGTTCAAGGAGAGCTTAAGACTACAAAGCAACTTCTCTACAGAGAGGCTGTAGATGGTGTATTAAGCAGTTTACACTACATTAAAGGTGTCCTTGGAGAGGATACTTGCCTCCCTGGAGGGGTGAATGCCTTGAGTAGGctattcaatcaaaaatatgtatttaagggTATTTTCAACCTTATTAGGGCCTTCTTGGCTCGATGCTCAACATGTCAGGTCAACAACCCCTTGCCAATGCGAGTGCTTCCCCCTCCTGTCCCCATTAGATCTTTTCGCCCCCATTCCAGACTACAGTGTGACCTTATTGACATGGCCCCAAAGAAGCACCGTAGTTTTATGCAGAATAATTGTTGGAGCTACCGTTACATTCTAACAGTCAAGTGCTGTTTCTCGAAGTTTTGTTGGCTGTTCCCGTTAAAAACAAAGTCTGCAGAAGAAGTGTATGCCGTTCTGAAGGCCTTGTTCATCAAGGAAGGGTCACCTACTGTAATTCAGTCAGATAATGGTGGTGAATTCATTGGAGAGGTAgtgcaaaaactttgcaaagaatTTGAAGTTTGCATGGTTCATGGTAGGCCACACCACCCACAGTCTCAAGGCCAGATAGAAAATCTCAACAAGCAAGTCAAAAGGTTACTTGCAAGGTTTTTACAACAGTTGCCTAGAGATCTTCAGGCCAATGTCTGGCCTTTACTACTCTCTGCTATTGCAGACCTTTTGAATTGCAAGTGGCACAGCACAATTAATGATGTGCCTTTTCGAATATATAAGAACCGTGAGCCTTCCTGCTTGGTGGACTACATCATCCCAGATGATAGTATGTGGACAGAAAGTATTGAAGATGGTTGCCTTGAGGATTATGAATTTTCATCAGAAGATTTCATTGAACTTGAGAGACATGGGGAAAGCACTTCCATGGATAAATCTAAATTAGAAGAGATAACAGAGGCCATCCTGCAAATTTCTTCTGAGACCATATTATTGTCCTCATTGGGTGTTTCAGCTAAGCAGCTGTCAGCAGCTGTTAAGAAGATAGTGCAAGGAAATTCACATTCTCCACCTTCTCACAGTCACAACAACATCCCACTTCAATCAGTGGATTCAGAGGCAGAATTCCAGGTAGAGAGCATCACCAAATACCTCTTCAACTTGAGTGAAGAATACAAATCTAAGATGGTGGATGTGCTTGAAGCAACAGAACACACCATTCAAAAGAATCACAAACGGGCTCTTAAGAGGGCTAAAGAGCGGGAATTTAAGGTGGGAGACAAAGTTCTCTTCCAAAATCCACGTTCAGAAggattgcatttttcaaagcCAGATCCCTTTCAGCCCTTGAATGTTCTGGGGGTCATCAAAGAGGTGCGTCCTGGAGGAATGTTCAAGGTGGAGATAGAATGTGGAGAGCAACTGGTAGTTAAATCCATTTTTGGTGGCCAGATGGTTTTGTTCAAGGAAAAGCAGTGTGAACTTCCCCTTTGTGAAACACCCCCCAAGTTATCTTTGCTGAATATgcacaatttcatttcagagtttGGCCTAACTGTGCGTAAGGAGATGTATAATCGAAGTCTAAGGTTGAGGAAAGTGGCTCACCATAGAAGTATTGATGATTTATTGAAGAGTTATTGTCAGGTTCTGGATTATGGACTCCTTGCCATGGTATCGTCGTTTTCTGACAGAGAGGAAGATGAAGCTGTGTTTCACCAGAAGTTTGTAACTGGCCTTCAAACTTTACAGGCTTTGGGTTTTCAGTACTTTCTCTATGGTACAATCTTTTGGGAGAGAGACAGAAAGCAAAACCTGGGAAAGTCAATTCTAAGTCATCTCACCAGTTACGAGGAGCACTCTGACTGCTTGTCGTGCGTTGGAGagcaaaaagaaactccatgcTTTCATCCCTGCTGCCAGAATCTTGTGCTTCAGATGGCTGTTAACTGTGGGCTCTTCTGTGTAACAATAGATGGTTGCATTGTACCATCTGATGATAGTATAATGAAAACATCTCAGACAGCTCCAAAGGAAACCCCTCTGTTAAGTAGCCATACAACTGAGGCTAGTACTTCATGCCATGATAAAGACAGTATCAAAAGACCTAGCACCCAAGTCGGTGTTGATGAGCCAGTGTTCAATAAGGATGATCTGCTTGACCATACAAATGATGTAAATGTTGATGTTGGATCCAACAGATGCAGTACACCCCAAGGAAGTCTGAAAACCCATGAAGTCACCCTTGGTGAGCCATCCACATCATTGCTGTTCATGCCAGGAAGCAATCAAGGAATGCTATGGAAGCCAGCTGAGTTGAAGGACAAGTGTCAGCAACATCTAGAGAACATTGATCCTTATTGCAGTGAACTGGCCAAGTTTGTAATGCCCTTGAAGGGCTTTCTTGCAGCCATAAATCCTTCTCAAGATAATGCCACAGAAAGAAGTAACTTGAGGTACTTTTTAAAGATTATTGACAAGCATGCAAATAAAGATGTACAGAGCCAAGTGCGCCTAAGTAGCAACAATGGCAGTCAGGAGTGTATGCAAGTTCAAGGGTACAGCTCATTCTGTGGACTTTGTGCAATGAACAATGCAATAGGTTGTTCCAGGAAAGGACCTACtatgttcaatttgtttgaccTAGATTTGGCAGCAGACATCATTTGGTTAAAACAGGTTTGTGAAGTTGGCTGTGGATTTTCTGTACCTTTAGAGCCTATGCGGGGTCTTGATGGTGACTACAGTATTTTAGCAATGGAGGAGGCAGCAATTAGGAAGAACTGTACATTTCAAAGACTAGATTTACCCTTGAGGGCACTTGTGGATGGTGCTGCAATTAATTCCCTTGACACCAGCAGTCTCCAGGAATTTTATTCCCTTCTTCTGGGATTGTTCCAGGCAGATGAGAGACCATCACTCATTGTGAGGACAAAGGAATATCACTTTGTTACTCTGCTCTTTAAAGCAGATGCAATTGTACTTCTTGATAGTCGCAGGACATCTGCTCTTCCACTGTCCCTTAAAGATGGCCTAGGTTACATTCAGAGAGAAGCATATCAGAACCCAGATTTTGCTGCTGTAAACCTTCAAGGGCCTGGAACTTATGGCAATCCTGTGAGAGTGAATGACTTGCCAGAAGTTAAGCTgcacacaaattttcattgcacACTGGATGAGGTGTGGGATTTAAGCAGTACTATAAGTGATGATACCATCATTGCCACACTCCATGGACAAGTCAAAGCAAAAGATGTTCGTACCCTCAAGCCAGGTAACCAAATAAATGATGTTGTGATCAACTACATTGGTCCATTCTTAATGAGTCAGAAAAAGGATGTGTATGTGGCAAGCACCTTTTGGCTAAATCACAGCAGCCAAGAGCTGGGTGTTAAGGAAATGCTTAGGTGTGATTTTTACAAGtatgaaaagtttgtatttcCTGTTCATTGCCCTGGTCACTGGTGGTGTGTCTTAATAGACAGGCCAATGAAGTTGTATGGGGAATTTGACTCCCTTTGTAAAGATCGAAGGAgtgattatgtttttcaggtcTTGTGCAGGGAATTCAAAACTGcaaatattgatatttcttcatttcgaagGTTAAGTcaggaggaaagagaaaagttgcCTTCTCAAGGACAGAATGTTTTTGACTGTGGTGTCTTTGTGTTGGGTTTTATCAGTGCATTTGTCAACAACTTGGAAATGAATTTCAGCTTAAGGGATATGCCATTCCTGCGGAATTCATTTGCGAAAATTATCATGAATGGGCAACCAGTAtgtgacattaaaaattgtcCCAGTACCCAAGAAAGTTGTCATCCAGCTTGTGAAGAAGGTGGCCATGGAAGTGTCCTTGGGCTAGTTGGTTGCTCTACCATTGAAACTATGAGATGTAGGGGTCAAGAGAATATTTGCAGTGACAAAGAATCTGGAGTAAGTGGTACAGGACTTATACATTGTGCTGGTGAAAACAGCAGTGCAAGAATAGGTGAAGATGGAATTAAGAAATGCAGAACAGGAGTGAGTCCATTTAGTCCTGACAAAAccatggaagaggtttctgttggttttggtgttgcttttcctgGTAAGTATGAATTAGGGGATTTTGAGAAGGATTATGAAGATATGGAAGATGATCCATTTGTTGTCCCCCCTCCTCTTCTGCCATTAGACATTCAACTACGGGACAAAGACACAgagttgtcaaatgaaaacaatattcaag ccagtgaaccagatgatgaagatttggTCTTGTATGAGCTCCTCAAGCCTCCTTATGATGCTTCTCACGAG cttCCAACCCTACAGATGCTCTATTctaaagaagaaaggaaggtattccaaggccttaaccccatcactgagcaatatcttttcaaactaaggaaggagaaagggataaatgttccaagagggtgttaccatgcagtgatgacaacagaaGAAATGGTAGATTTTGATTACTGGAGGCAGGTAAGGAAGGGGAAGTCgagacaaagatttttccattacAGGTGGGATAGAGCCTTCGAAGTTTGGACCAAGGAGAACACAGAAGAGTTGATAGATGTGGCAAGTATCTTAGAGCGAGTTGATAGTGATGGATGGGTCTTATTGAACATCACAGAACAGTATCACTATGAaatgtggagagactggaaatggaggcaacttgaggagaaagaccttttgtaa